Proteins encoded together in one Procambarus clarkii isolate CNS0578487 chromosome 11, FALCON_Pclarkii_2.0, whole genome shotgun sequence window:
- the LOC138349619 gene encoding uncharacterized protein, producing MKRTPLICALLVAWVSALLCVTEVLSACEPDCSGKNPMDMVEDPLNCTNYYFCLGDGIPSDVPIPCDSGTSFNPADGKCSGPADCEPTCTPSPCHLTCNGSLDMISDPKDCSIYYICSPGNIIGPYDCPTDRPYFNGETCVKDETVCCGDLCNAYCQGDIAEIADPYDCHKFYMCPEVGPAEEKYHFTCPSGGTFDVAVGQCVVGAPCNILCSGGGTDPPSPDCQESMTCTAVGLFPMCTTCYQQYFNCHTVGQPATVETCTGSLLFSTNPSSPYCMRPEDCL from the coding sequence GTGGCGTGGGTGTCGGCGCTGCTCTGCGTCACTGAGGTCCTCTCTGCTTGTGAACCAGATTGCAGCGGCAAGAACCCGATGGATATGGTTGAGGATCCTTTGAACTGCACTAATTATTACTTTTGTTTGGGGGACGGTATACCCTCGGATGTTCCTATACCGTGTGACAGTGGTACTTCTTTTAACCCAGCTGATGGCAAATGTTCTGGTCCTGCAGACTGTGAGCCTACCTGCACGCCATCACCTTGCCATTTAACATGTAACGGGAGCCTGGACATGATCTCTGACCCAAAAGACTGCAGCATCTATTACATTTGCTCACCTGGCAACATTATTGGACCCTATGATTGTCCCACTGACAGACCTTATTTTAACGGCGAGACCTGCGTTAAGGACGAAACTGTGTGTTGTGGCGACCTGTGTAATGCGTACTGCCAGGGTGACATAGCGGAGATTGCTGACCCCTACGACTGCCACAAGTTCTATATGTGCCCTGAGGTGGGACCGGCTGAAGAAAAATATCATTTCACTTGCCCCTCAGGGGGCACTTTTGATGtagccgtgggtcagtgtgtggtcGGCGCCCCTTGTAATATACTGTGTAGCGGGGGAGGTACGGACCCACCTTCTCCAGACTGCCAGGAGTCCATGACGTGCACGGCTGTGGGACTCTTCCCCATGTGCACGACGTGTTACCAGCAGTACTTCAACTGTCACACCGTCGGCCAGCCAGCCACCGTTGAGACCTGCACAGGATCCTTGCTCTTCAGCACTAACCCTTCTTCACCTTACTGTATGAGGCCCGAAGACTGCCTCTAA